In Halobacteriovorax marinus SJ, the following proteins share a genomic window:
- a CDS encoding cytochrome-c peroxidase translates to MKIIFLIALLNLCNFAQANIDQELAKIIRDGNLLPLERPEVHSRELIKLGSRLFMEPLLSGNKNMTCMHCHHPRLGTSDALPFSIGEGGVGIGTNREQRGVGLIIRRNSPALFNLGYKDEVTVMFQDGRVEYFPKTKSYRTPEPALNGENPKAKEITKSLSGALSAQALFPILSPEEMLGRKDSSLSDNELVKLDSNLKVWQGVMKRLLTGKRQELYTGLFKSAYPNEKKYNIGHVGTALSAFMSGNFTFVDTPYDRYLKGDLNAMTLSQKKGLKVFAGRGQCINCHAGKHLSNFEFKTTGTPQIGVPGSNQIDDKGRFEVTGVKRDLYKFKTPTLRNVALTGPYMHSGVFKTLREVIDHYDNVKDTLYNFKMKDEIQIFYEDELIVDKDEKRNKFRFQLMSIGELRKGLNLTEIEKENLLDFLENALTDKRFQSKDFSFLEDIPDDIASQLLTQ, encoded by the coding sequence ATGAAAATAATATTTCTCATCGCCCTACTCAACCTGTGTAATTTTGCACAGGCAAATATCGATCAAGAATTGGCCAAGATTATTAGAGATGGCAACCTACTGCCTCTTGAAAGACCTGAGGTGCACTCAAGAGAATTGATTAAACTTGGCTCACGACTCTTCATGGAACCGTTACTAAGTGGAAATAAAAATATGACCTGTATGCATTGCCACCATCCAAGACTTGGAACAAGTGATGCTCTTCCATTTTCAATTGGAGAAGGCGGAGTTGGAATCGGAACAAATAGAGAGCAACGAGGCGTAGGACTCATTATTCGTAGAAACTCTCCGGCCCTATTTAACTTAGGTTATAAGGATGAAGTTACAGTCATGTTCCAAGATGGAAGAGTAGAATACTTTCCAAAAACAAAATCCTATAGAACTCCAGAGCCTGCACTAAATGGAGAAAACCCGAAGGCAAAAGAAATCACAAAGAGCTTAAGTGGAGCCCTCTCTGCTCAAGCTCTTTTTCCAATTCTAAGCCCAGAAGAAATGTTAGGAAGAAAGGATAGCTCCCTTAGTGATAATGAACTTGTTAAGCTTGATTCGAACCTAAAAGTTTGGCAAGGAGTGATGAAGAGACTTCTAACAGGAAAGAGACAAGAGCTTTATACAGGTCTTTTTAAATCGGCCTACCCAAATGAAAAAAAATATAATATCGGCCACGTTGGAACTGCTCTTAGTGCCTTTATGAGTGGGAACTTTACATTTGTAGATACGCCCTATGATAGATATTTAAAGGGTGATTTAAATGCGATGACACTCTCTCAGAAAAAAGGACTGAAAGTCTTTGCTGGACGAGGACAATGTATCAATTGTCACGCTGGAAAGCACTTATCTAACTTTGAATTTAAAACTACGGGAACACCACAAATTGGAGTTCCGGGAAGTAATCAAATTGATGACAAGGGTCGCTTTGAAGTCACAGGAGTGAAAAGAGATCTCTATAAATTTAAAACTCCTACTCTTAGAAATGTGGCCTTAACTGGACCGTATATGCACTCAGGAGTTTTTAAAACTTTGAGAGAAGTAATAGACCACTACGACAATGTAAAAGACACTCTCTATAATTTTAAAATGAAAGATGAAATTCAAATATTCTACGAGGACGAATTGATTGTTGATAAAGACGAGAAAAGAAATAAATTTCGCTTTCAACTTATGAGTATTGGAGAGCTGAGAAAAGGGCTGAATCTCACTGAGATAGAAAAAGAGAACCTACTCGACTTTCTAGAAAATGCTCTAACTGACAAGAGATTTCAAAGTAAGGATTTCTCTTTCTTAGAAGATATCCCTGACGATATAGCGTCGCAATTGCTTACTCAATGA
- a CDS encoding di-heme oxidoreductase family protein: MNKSLYLLKIFPLLIVFLISSGTTARTLSFSGPKDYARLIEGLSSKELAELKAGFSLFSKPWVAAPSSTRVRDGLGPHFNATSCMSCHARMGRGNPYSEEGSVNHPILFRVSTSNDLFSGPVPDPNYGLQLQINSLAKVQRESQVSARFEYFTGSFSDGEVYELRRAKFHFTKLNYGSLDSKTHFSPRTSPHLAGLGLIDQIDEEDILALEDPEDLNKDGISGKANFSWSPSQKKLLVGRFGHKANVPTLLDQIAGAFQGDMGITSTLFPSENCSELQADCHGILNGGDPEISDRHLGFVHLLLSSIDAPKVTRLKGFNKGREHFSKIGCTSCHRAEFKVKDRVINPYSDFLLHDMGEELADNREDFSASGREWKTPPLWGIGSLRKVNGHTNLLHDGRARSVEEAILWHGGEAKKSRERYRSLSKEERRELLSFINSL, translated from the coding sequence TTGAATAAATCTTTATACCTTCTCAAAATCTTTCCACTACTTATTGTTTTTCTGATAAGTAGTGGAACTACAGCTAGGACCTTGAGCTTTTCTGGTCCTAAAGATTACGCTCGCCTTATTGAGGGCTTAAGTTCTAAAGAGCTTGCTGAATTAAAGGCAGGCTTTTCGCTTTTTTCAAAACCTTGGGTGGCCGCGCCTTCTTCAACTAGAGTTCGTGATGGACTAGGTCCACACTTCAATGCCACTAGCTGCATGAGTTGTCACGCAAGGATGGGAAGAGGAAACCCTTATTCAGAAGAAGGTTCTGTTAATCATCCAATTCTCTTTAGAGTTTCTACATCCAATGATTTGTTCTCAGGCCCAGTGCCAGATCCTAATTATGGTTTACAGCTTCAAATAAATTCGTTGGCAAAGGTTCAGAGAGAATCACAGGTGAGTGCACGCTTTGAGTACTTTACAGGTAGCTTTTCGGATGGAGAAGTATATGAACTTCGACGAGCGAAGTTTCATTTTACGAAGTTAAACTACGGATCACTAGATAGTAAAACTCATTTCTCTCCTAGGACATCTCCCCATTTGGCGGGGCTTGGTCTGATTGATCAAATAGATGAAGAAGATATTCTCGCACTAGAAGATCCTGAGGATTTAAATAAAGATGGCATCAGTGGGAAGGCCAATTTCTCTTGGAGTCCATCACAAAAGAAATTACTCGTAGGACGCTTTGGTCATAAAGCAAATGTTCCAACTTTACTCGATCAAATAGCCGGTGCTTTCCAAGGAGATATGGGAATTACGAGTACACTCTTTCCAAGCGAAAATTGCTCTGAACTTCAGGCCGACTGTCATGGAATTTTAAATGGTGGTGACCCTGAAATTAGTGATAGGCACCTAGGTTTCGTACACCTGTTACTTAGCTCTATTGACGCCCCAAAAGTAACTCGCTTAAAGGGCTTTAATAAGGGAAGAGAACACTTCTCAAAAATTGGATGCACAAGCTGTCATAGAGCAGAGTTTAAAGTGAAAGATAGAGTGATTAATCCTTACTCTGATTTTCTTCTTCACGACATGGGAGAAGAGCTGGCCGATAATAGAGAAGACTTTAGTGCTTCAGGTAGAGAGTGGAAGACGCCACCTCTATGGGGGATTGGAAGTCTTAGAAAGGTTAATGGTCACACTAACTTACTCCACGATGGTAGGGCCCGCTCAGTCGAAGAGGCGATTCTCTGGCATGGGGGAGAGGCCAAGAAATCACGAGAGAGGTACCGCTCTCTATCTAAAGAAGAGCGCCGCGAACTTCTAAGTTTCATCAATTCGCTCTAG
- a CDS encoding methyl-accepting chemotaxis protein: MKLNIGQKILLIVVVPFILFAGFSIYSSYENTSKNLMREKRLSIQFVTQTAMDVIKEYQEKVKSGELTEARAKELAAKSISKIRYGQDGDDYLWINDTTPVMVSHPSAALVGKNMAEFKDKAGSHIFVQFSDIAKANGSGFVQYIWNDKKDKNKFVPKLSYVQYNKEWDWVLGTGIYIQDVQATITSILIEDSIKVTIAMVILVIAVTLIVRKNIREPLLNIANKLFSTSEEVAKGAKDSLRNCEHLASSSQEQAASLQETVSSVEEINAMISRNATSAEESKTTSLESQRSASNGKNRVDEMVTTIDEIASNNDNVIKRMQQTNDEVTEILNIIKNINDKTKVINDIVFQTKLLSFNASVEAARAGESGKGFAVVAEEVGALANMSGNASEEIRELIENSMAKVEGIVSSTTSVMEKMIEDGKRAVSKGKERAQECKVVLDEIINNVDNVNRKVAEIASASKEQSQGVDEISRAMELLDQVSHKNNDVVISTEASSKELQKEADDLIYVVEEVRELVNGKRAA, from the coding sequence ATGAAATTAAATATAGGACAAAAAATTCTACTCATCGTAGTAGTACCGTTTATTCTCTTTGCTGGTTTTTCGATCTACTCTTCTTATGAAAATACATCTAAAAATTTAATGCGCGAAAAGAGATTATCAATTCAATTTGTTACTCAAACGGCAATGGATGTTATTAAAGAGTACCAAGAGAAAGTTAAAAGTGGAGAACTTACTGAAGCAAGAGCAAAAGAGCTTGCAGCAAAATCTATTTCAAAAATTCGCTACGGACAAGACGGAGATGACTATCTTTGGATAAATGATACTACTCCTGTCATGGTCTCTCACCCTAGTGCTGCACTGGTTGGAAAGAATATGGCAGAGTTCAAAGATAAAGCAGGGTCTCATATCTTTGTTCAATTTAGTGATATTGCAAAAGCAAACGGCTCAGGATTCGTTCAATATATTTGGAATGACAAGAAGGATAAGAATAAATTTGTCCCTAAACTATCTTACGTTCAATACAATAAGGAATGGGACTGGGTTCTTGGAACAGGTATCTACATTCAAGACGTTCAGGCAACAATTACCTCTATCCTAATTGAAGACTCAATTAAAGTTACAATTGCGATGGTCATTTTGGTTATTGCAGTAACATTAATCGTTAGAAAGAATATTCGTGAGCCTCTTTTAAATATTGCCAATAAATTATTCTCAACATCAGAAGAGGTTGCAAAAGGAGCAAAGGATAGCTTGAGAAATTGTGAGCACCTTGCCAGTTCAAGTCAAGAACAAGCAGCGAGTCTTCAGGAGACAGTTTCTTCAGTAGAAGAAATAAATGCCATGATCTCTCGAAATGCGACTTCAGCTGAAGAGTCAAAGACGACTTCTCTTGAGTCTCAAAGATCTGCCAGCAATGGAAAAAATAGAGTCGACGAAATGGTTACGACAATAGATGAGATTGCGAGCAATAATGATAATGTTATTAAGAGAATGCAGCAAACAAATGACGAAGTAACAGAGATTTTAAATATCATTAAAAATATTAACGATAAGACTAAAGTCATTAATGATATTGTTTTTCAAACGAAGCTTCTCTCTTTCAATGCTTCAGTTGAAGCGGCAAGAGCTGGAGAATCAGGAAAAGGATTCGCAGTTGTTGCAGAAGAAGTTGGTGCACTCGCTAATATGTCGGGGAATGCCTCTGAAGAAATTAGAGAGCTTATCGAAAATAGTATGGCCAAAGTTGAAGGTATCGTTTCAAGTACAACCTCAGTGATGGAAAAAATGATTGAAGACGGTAAGAGAGCTGTATCTAAAGGCAAAGAAAGAGCACAAGAGTGTAAAGTTGTTTTAGATGAAATTATTAATAACGTAGATAACGTCAATAGAAAGGTTGCAGAGATTGCAAGTGCCTCTAAGGAACAATCTCAAGGTGTTGATGAAATCTCTAGAGCAATGGAGCTACTAGATCAAGTTTCTCACAAGAATAATGACGTAGTCATCAGTACTGAAGCCTCTTCTAAGGAGCTTCAAAAAGAAGCAGATGATCTTATTTATGTAGTGGAAGAAGTTAGGGAATTAGTAAACGGCAAGAGAGCCGCATAA
- a CDS encoding imelysin family protein codes for MRNLLLTSAVVAFSLQAHAVKAPYKNNESLNREVISNYSDLALLNYNDSLQGARALKSEIAKFVKLAKKGSKLASKQYDIVKKTWSLEARMPYGQSEIFRFYNGPIDFEPIDDGVTTYLESINFEGVEGLMNAWPLDEIYIDYVKEDSTAGLVNNRNIKLTKDVLVSMNEREGEKNISTGYHAIEFLLWGQDRSIDTAGQRPYTDYVDGGTAKNQDRRREYLSLLIDLLDDHLSTVTNQWQVGEKNYRTEFLKRDSNSVLTDIFTSMISMAGDELKSERIENAFLLEDQEEEHSCFSDQTINDIYTNALGVKNIYFGDYVAHNSSKSINGKGINDLVAFVNPELDQAITKKFDSLFNNINFFYKKSRNGQVQIGSIETPFDRALTTNKVEIQNIIDDLGSIDELLREAASELGLEIE; via the coding sequence ATGCGAAATCTACTACTTACGTCTGCCGTTGTCGCTTTTTCACTTCAGGCCCACGCCGTAAAAGCTCCTTATAAGAATAATGAGTCTTTAAATAGAGAGGTTATCTCAAATTATAGTGATTTAGCTCTACTAAACTATAATGATTCACTTCAAGGTGCAAGAGCACTTAAGAGTGAAATTGCAAAATTCGTTAAGCTTGCTAAGAAAGGTAGCAAATTAGCGAGTAAGCAATATGATATCGTTAAAAAGACTTGGTCATTAGAGGCGAGAATGCCTTACGGTCAATCTGAAATTTTTAGATTTTATAATGGTCCAATCGACTTTGAACCAATTGATGATGGCGTAACAACTTACCTTGAGTCAATTAACTTTGAAGGTGTTGAAGGACTTATGAATGCATGGCCACTTGATGAGATCTATATTGATTATGTTAAAGAAGATTCAACTGCTGGTCTTGTTAATAATAGAAATATTAAATTAACAAAAGACGTTCTTGTTTCAATGAATGAGAGAGAGGGAGAGAAGAATATCTCTACTGGTTATCACGCGATTGAATTCCTTCTATGGGGACAAGATAGATCAATTGATACTGCTGGACAAAGACCATATACAGACTATGTTGATGGTGGAACTGCAAAAAACCAAGATAGAAGAAGAGAGTACCTCTCACTACTAATTGACTTATTAGATGATCACTTATCAACTGTTACTAATCAGTGGCAAGTTGGTGAGAAGAATTATAGAACAGAATTTTTAAAGAGAGATTCTAATTCAGTTCTTACTGATATTTTCACTTCTATGATTTCAATGGCAGGTGATGAACTTAAGAGTGAGAGAATTGAAAACGCGTTTCTACTTGAAGATCAAGAAGAAGAGCACTCTTGTTTCTCTGATCAAACGATCAACGATATTTATACAAATGCTTTAGGTGTAAAGAATATTTACTTCGGTGACTATGTAGCTCATAACTCATCAAAGTCAATCAATGGAAAGGGAATCAACGATCTAGTTGCTTTCGTTAATCCTGAGCTAGACCAAGCGATTACTAAGAAGTTTGATTCACTTTTTAACAATATTAACTTCTTCTATAAGAAGTCTAGAAATGGTCAAGTTCAAATTGGAAGTATCGAAACTCCATTTGATAGAGCTCTGACTACTAATAAAGTTGAAATTCAAAACATCATTGATGACTTAGGTTCAATCGATGAGCTTCTAAGAGAAGCTGCGAGTGAGTTAGGTTTAGAGATTGAATAA
- a CDS encoding alpha-ketoacid dehydrogenase subunit alpha/beta, protein MLKKTEQTYSLKKTDKATLKQWYTLMTVGRLIDLRAPNYLKQAIGWSYHAPYAGHDAIQLAIGQVFTLNEDHLFPYYRDMLTALSAGCTAEELILNGISKATDLASGGRHMSNHFAKPEWNIHNVSSCTGNHTLHAVGVARAMKKYDHKGVAISSQGESSVSEGYCYEAINGASREKLPVVFVFQDNGYGISVPKEVQCANEFVADNFTGLKNLRIIHCDGKDVFDSMNAMKAARQHALENSEPVIVHAECVRMGSHSNSDKHELYRDEKEREEAIAKDPYAAFRKLLIKEKIFTDKELTEIDDESKKTVLEAHSAAMKAPNPDPASIYDFVLPPAHTCEKFPEGTHEHNGEPVKFIDALNGTLKEEFRANPDTFIWGQDMANKDKGGIFNVSKGMQQEFGEERVFNAPIAEDYIMGTANGFSRFDKKIRVVVEGAEFADYFWPAMEQFVESTHDYWRSNGAFAPNVLVRLASGGYIGGGLYHSQNVEASLAPLPGVRIVSPSFADDAAGLIRTAMRSEGMTLFLEPKALYNAKQAMTPIPEDFEVPFGKCRVRREGSDITILTYGNTTHHCLEAAERIANEEGKSVEVVDLRSLSPLDEEGIIKSVSKTNRCLVVHEDKVFAGFGGELVALINEKCFESLDAPVKRVGSEFTPVGFNRILEKAVLPNTDKVVAALKEILAY, encoded by the coding sequence ATGCTTAAGAAAACTGAACAAACTTATTCATTGAAGAAAACTGACAAGGCCACTCTCAAGCAGTGGTACACGTTAATGACTGTGGGAAGACTTATTGATCTTCGCGCGCCTAATTACTTAAAGCAGGCCATCGGTTGGTCTTATCACGCTCCATACGCTGGACACGATGCTATTCAACTGGCAATCGGACAAGTTTTTACTTTAAATGAAGATCATCTCTTTCCTTACTATAGAGATATGCTAACAGCTCTCTCTGCTGGTTGTACTGCTGAAGAGCTGATTTTAAATGGTATTTCTAAGGCCACTGACCTTGCCTCTGGTGGGCGTCACATGTCTAACCACTTTGCTAAGCCTGAGTGGAATATTCACAACGTTTCTTCTTGTACAGGAAATCACACTCTACACGCAGTTGGTGTGGCAAGAGCGATGAAAAAGTATGATCACAAAGGTGTTGCGATCTCTTCTCAAGGTGAGTCTTCGGTTTCAGAAGGTTATTGCTATGAGGCCATTAACGGTGCTTCTAGAGAGAAGCTTCCAGTTGTATTTGTATTTCAAGACAATGGTTACGGTATTTCTGTTCCAAAAGAAGTTCAATGTGCCAATGAGTTTGTAGCAGACAACTTCACAGGGCTTAAGAACCTAAGAATTATTCACTGTGATGGAAAAGATGTATTTGATTCAATGAATGCGATGAAAGCAGCGAGACAACATGCTCTTGAAAACTCTGAACCAGTTATCGTACACGCTGAGTGTGTGAGAATGGGATCACACTCTAACTCTGATAAGCACGAGCTTTATAGAGATGAGAAAGAGCGTGAAGAAGCAATCGCTAAAGATCCATATGCAGCATTTAGAAAATTACTTATTAAAGAGAAGATCTTCACAGATAAAGAATTAACTGAAATTGATGACGAATCAAAGAAGACAGTTCTTGAAGCTCACTCTGCTGCTATGAAAGCACCAAATCCAGATCCAGCGAGTATCTATGACTTTGTTCTTCCTCCTGCTCACACATGTGAGAAGTTTCCTGAGGGAACGCATGAGCACAATGGAGAGCCGGTTAAGTTTATTGATGCACTAAATGGAACTTTAAAAGAAGAGTTTAGAGCAAACCCAGATACTTTTATTTGGGGACAAGATATGGCCAATAAAGACAAGGGTGGTATCTTCAACGTATCTAAAGGTATGCAACAAGAATTCGGTGAAGAGAGAGTTTTCAATGCTCCAATCGCTGAAGATTATATTATGGGAACGGCAAATGGTTTCTCTAGATTCGATAAGAAGATTAGAGTTGTTGTTGAAGGTGCCGAGTTTGCTGATTACTTCTGGCCAGCAATGGAACAATTTGTTGAGTCAACTCACGACTACTGGAGATCAAATGGTGCCTTCGCTCCAAATGTTCTCGTAAGACTAGCTTCTGGTGGTTACATTGGTGGTGGTCTGTACCACTCTCAAAACGTTGAAGCTTCTCTCGCTCCACTTCCAGGTGTAAGAATTGTATCTCCATCTTTCGCTGATGATGCTGCAGGTTTAATTAGAACTGCTATGAGAAGTGAAGGGATGACTCTATTCCTAGAGCCTAAGGCCCTATACAATGCTAAACAAGCAATGACTCCAATTCCAGAGGACTTTGAAGTTCCATTTGGTAAGTGTCGTGTAAGAAGAGAGGGAAGTGATATCACAATTCTTACTTACGGTAATACAACTCACCACTGTCTTGAAGCAGCCGAGAGAATTGCTAATGAAGAAGGTAAGAGTGTTGAAGTTGTCGATTTAAGATCTCTAAGTCCTCTGGATGAAGAAGGGATTATTAAGTCAGTTTCTAAAACAAATAGATGTCTCGTTGTTCACGAAGATAAAGTTTTCGCAGGGTTTGGTGGAGAGCTTGTAGCTCTTATTAATGAAAAGTGTTTTGAGTCTCTAGATGCTCCTGTTAAAAGGGTAGGATCAGAGTTTACTCCTGTTGGATTTAACAGAATCCTTGAAAAAGCAGTTCTACCAAATACTGATAAAGTAGTTGCTGCACTTAAAGAAATTTTAGCTTACTAA
- a CDS encoding sterol desaturase family protein, protein MIAINIKEWATSSFFLFSSPSNRLYYLYLISFIILALLFAKNKKEIFTKSYWFNPSAIFDYKVYGFNSLLKVLLITPVIFSVFTVTKSVLGILYFFFPNFSAFSLSDGSLLWVFTFYSFIINDFFRFFLHFLMHKIPFLWKFHRTHHTATMLTPFTLHRNHPVEVLLAQCRNVISLGVISGSFMFLFNKQVGGVDILGVNFIGFLFNLLGSNLRHSHIFLGYGPMEYLFLSPAQHQIHHAKDVELYNKNYGIVLSVWDILFKSFRISRDVKISGFGTGEKSVEHTFKSQILSAFKP, encoded by the coding sequence GTGATAGCGATTAATATTAAAGAATGGGCCACCAGCTCATTCTTTCTCTTTAGCAGTCCTTCAAATAGACTCTATTATTTATATCTTATCTCTTTCATTATTCTCGCACTTCTCTTTGCTAAGAATAAGAAAGAGATTTTTACAAAGTCATATTGGTTTAACCCTTCTGCCATCTTTGATTATAAAGTCTATGGGTTTAATTCATTATTAAAAGTTCTTTTAATTACTCCAGTTATCTTTTCAGTTTTTACAGTAACAAAGAGTGTGTTAGGGATTCTCTACTTCTTCTTTCCAAACTTTAGCGCATTCTCATTAAGTGATGGGAGCTTGTTATGGGTTTTTACATTCTACTCTTTTATCATTAACGATTTTTTTAGATTCTTCCTTCATTTTCTTATGCACAAGATCCCTTTTCTTTGGAAGTTTCATAGGACTCACCATACAGCAACAATGTTAACTCCTTTCACTCTTCACAGAAATCACCCTGTGGAAGTACTCTTGGCCCAGTGTAGAAATGTTATTAGTCTTGGAGTTATCTCTGGGAGCTTTATGTTTCTCTTTAATAAGCAGGTGGGAGGAGTAGATATTTTAGGTGTTAACTTTATTGGGTTTCTTTTTAACTTGCTTGGAAGTAATTTAAGACATTCTCATATCTTCTTAGGGTATGGGCCTATGGAGTATTTATTTCTAAGTCCAGCTCAGCACCAAATTCATCACGCAAAAGATGTAGAACTTTATAATAAAAATTATGGAATTGTTCTTTCTGTGTGGGATATTCTCTTTAAAAGTTTTAGAATTTCTAGGGATGTAAAAATCAGTGGATTTGGTACAGGTGAGAAGAGCGTTGAGCACACTTTTAAATCTCAAATTCTAAGCGCTTTTAAGCCTTAG
- the fbaA gene encoding class II fructose-bisphosphate aldolase, with protein sequence MPIATHEQYCAMLDKAKKEGYAFPAINVTSTSTANAALAAFAQMKSDGIIQVSTGGGKFASGQSVGDEVLGAISIAQHVHLMAQKYDVCIALHTDHCHPEKVDSFLIPLIEETEKRRAQGLPNLFNSHMFDGSVLPTNENIEMSKKLHERCAKSEIILEIETGVVGGEEDGVNNEDAPADKLYTTPEEMVEVTKALLPIGKFMYAATFGNVHGVYKPGNVKLRPEVLRDGQAAIAKELGEESTNWLVFHGGSGSELSEIHETLGYGVVKMNIDTDTQYAYSRSIVDHMFKNYDAMLKIEGEVGNKKFYDPRAWMKAGEKSMTARIEQACKDLKSDAKSILL encoded by the coding sequence ATGCCAATCGCAACCCACGAACAATATTGCGCAATGCTAGATAAAGCAAAGAAAGAGGGTTACGCCTTCCCTGCGATCAATGTGACTTCAACATCTACTGCCAATGCGGCCCTAGCCGCTTTTGCCCAGATGAAGTCTGATGGAATTATCCAAGTATCAACAGGTGGTGGAAAGTTTGCTTCAGGTCAATCGGTTGGTGACGAAGTTTTAGGTGCCATCTCAATTGCCCAACACGTTCACCTAATGGCCCAGAAATATGATGTCTGTATTGCACTTCACACAGACCACTGCCACCCAGAGAAAGTAGACTCATTTCTCATTCCTCTAATCGAGGAGACGGAAAAGAGAAGAGCTCAGGGACTACCTAACCTCTTTAACTCTCATATGTTTGATGGATCAGTTCTTCCTACGAATGAGAATATCGAAATGAGTAAGAAGCTACACGAAAGATGTGCGAAGTCGGAGATCATTTTAGAAATTGAAACTGGTGTAGTTGGTGGAGAAGAAGACGGAGTAAATAATGAAGATGCCCCTGCGGATAAACTCTACACGACTCCTGAAGAAATGGTTGAAGTAACAAAGGCCCTTCTTCCAATAGGAAAATTTATGTACGCGGCAACATTTGGAAATGTTCACGGTGTCTATAAGCCAGGAAACGTAAAGCTAAGACCAGAAGTTCTAAGAGACGGTCAAGCGGCCATCGCTAAAGAGCTTGGAGAAGAGTCGACAAATTGGCTAGTATTCCACGGTGGTTCAGGTTCTGAGCTGAGTGAGATTCACGAAACTCTTGGATATGGAGTTGTAAAAATGAATATCGATACTGATACTCAATACGCCTACTCTAGATCAATCGTAGACCACATGTTTAAGAATTACGATGCCATGTTAAAAATTGAGGGAGAAGTAGGAAATAAGAAATTCTATGACCCAAGAGCATGGATGAAGGCCGGAGAAAAAAGTATGACGGCAAGAATTGAGCAGGCCTGTAAAGATCTGAAGTCTGACGCTAAATCAATTCTTTTATAA